One segment of Plasmodium reichenowi strain SY57 chromosome Unknown, whole genome shotgun sequence DNA contains the following:
- a CDS encoding RING zinc finger protein, putative, with amino-acid sequence MGIMGSSLSNNRDDYYNDGPRTISFDNPIINRTNNTNLCELISQGPNINIQRTSVVRNSLNLRRKTLKIINVGNNNYLINFIFDALHDVEVSIYFCCKEQLTEAKETIYCPTKYQTITKIFPKNLNQVYMSELNEGINLNKMNINDIKCKPSYEYIIPILIVLKAIGTPILQAQYNYAYLQENQMNENKNNQDKYKIILYRQKIQFGNRSFEVQEIFGIEKSPETKTDPVDNYLSGRECVICLTDERDTAILPCRHMCLCNVCANVVRMQNTKCPICRQ; translated from the exons ATGGGAATAATGGGTTCATCGTTATCTAACAATCGAgatgattattataatgatggT CCACGAACAATATCATTTGATAATCCcataataaat AGAACAAATAACACCAACTTGTGTGAACTAATATCGCAAGGAccaaatataaatattcaaaGAACATCCGTTGTAAGAAATTCACTTAACTTACGTAGAAAGacattaaaaattataaatgtgggaaataataattatttaataaatttcaTTTTTGATGCCTTACATGATGTAGAGGtatctatttatttttgttgtAAAGAGCAGTTAACAGAAGCAAAAGAAACCAT ATATTGTCCTACAAAGTATCAAACGATTACTAAAATATTTCCCAAGAATTTAAACCAAGTTTATATGAGTGAATTAAATGAAGGAATAAATTTGAATaagatgaatataaatgatataaaatgtaaacCTAGTTATGAATATATCATTCCTATTTTAATAGTCCTTAAAGCGATTGGTACGCCCATACTTCAGGCTCAATACAACTATGCCTACTTACAAGAAAATCAGATGAACGAGAATAAAAACAATcaagataaatataaaataattctttataGACAGAAAATTCAATTTGGTAACAGATCATTTGAGGTTCAAGAAATTTTTGGAATAGAAAAATCTCCAGAAACAAAAACGGATCCTGTAGATAATTATTTGTCTGGCAG gGAATGTGTAATATGCCTGACGGATGAAAGGGATACAGCAATTTTACCTTGTAGACATATGTGTCTTTGTAATGTG